Proteins encoded within one genomic window of Brachybacterium sp. P6-10-X1:
- a CDS encoding MFS transporter, whose translation MSQAHHAERARIPDLVRTTAAAGPKRSIGFLAVVACLGGFLFGYDTGVISGALPYMYMPKEAGGLALTSLEEGLVGGFLLGGCAVGAVVGGRLSDRYGRRHNITMLALVFFVGAVACALSPSLWVLYPARFVLGLAVGGASTTVPVYLSETAPKEQRGMLVAVDQLMIVTGQFVAFVMNALIASMQGGPRAVVAEDPSGTYEAGESISWSLLSGIGGVAVSDGNGHAWRWMLVLCSIPAIALWLGIRMMPESARWHIGRGELVTAIANLKRVRVEGRHDVAVEIAEMEANRRAEDKREKLSLRAGLRVPWLRSIIIFGGVFAILQQLTGVNTMMYYAPKVLMAAGFDAQASIVLNVFTGVASVIGSAAGLLALRRFGRRQVLLVGQTILTLSLIAMTAIFLFGIHPYLTADGAVSEDVPGFVPYLVVVVIVLFMLGMQSGPGPVMWVMLSEIFPNAIRGAANGFAVMILWIANLVVTVTFPVMMSGLGPVATYGIFAAINIGAVIWYFVRIPETKKFTLERIEWEFREAGGVIRLR comes from the coding sequence ATGAGCCAAGCCCACCACGCGGAACGAGCCCGTATCCCCGACCTCGTCCGCACCACCGCGGCCGCCGGCCCCAAGCGCTCGATCGGCTTCCTCGCCGTCGTCGCCTGCCTGGGCGGCTTCCTGTTCGGCTACGACACCGGCGTGATCTCCGGTGCGCTGCCCTACATGTACATGCCGAAGGAGGCCGGCGGCCTGGCCCTGACCTCCCTCGAGGAGGGCCTGGTCGGCGGGTTCCTGCTGGGCGGCTGCGCCGTCGGCGCCGTCGTCGGCGGTCGCCTCTCGGACCGCTACGGTCGCCGACACAACATCACCATGCTCGCCCTCGTGTTCTTCGTCGGTGCCGTGGCCTGCGCCCTCTCCCCGAGCCTGTGGGTGCTCTACCCGGCGCGCTTCGTCCTGGGCCTGGCCGTCGGAGGCGCCTCGACCACCGTGCCCGTCTACCTCTCCGAGACGGCTCCCAAGGAGCAGCGCGGCATGCTGGTCGCGGTCGACCAGCTGATGATCGTCACCGGCCAGTTCGTCGCCTTCGTCATGAACGCCCTGATCGCCTCGATGCAGGGCGGCCCCCGGGCCGTCGTCGCCGAGGACCCCTCGGGCACCTACGAGGCCGGGGAGTCCATCTCCTGGTCCCTGCTGTCCGGCATCGGCGGCGTGGCCGTCTCCGACGGCAACGGGCACGCCTGGCGGTGGATGCTGGTGCTCTGCTCCATCCCGGCGATCGCCCTGTGGCTCGGCATCCGGATGATGCCCGAATCGGCCCGCTGGCACATCGGCCGCGGCGAGCTCGTCACGGCGATCGCGAACCTCAAGCGCGTGCGCGTCGAGGGCAGGCACGACGTGGCCGTCGAGATCGCGGAGATGGAGGCGAACCGTCGCGCCGAGGACAAGCGCGAGAAGCTCAGTCTCCGGGCAGGGCTGCGGGTCCCCTGGCTGCGCTCGATCATCATCTTCGGCGGCGTCTTCGCGATCCTCCAGCAGCTCACCGGTGTGAACACGATGATGTACTACGCCCCGAAGGTGCTGATGGCCGCCGGCTTCGACGCCCAGGCCTCGATCGTCCTCAACGTCTTCACGGGGGTGGCGTCCGTGATCGGCTCGGCCGCCGGGCTGCTCGCCCTGCGCCGCTTCGGCCGACGCCAGGTGCTGCTGGTGGGCCAGACGATCCTGACGCTCTCGCTGATCGCGATGACCGCGATCTTCCTGTTCGGCATCCATCCGTACCTGACGGCCGACGGGGCGGTCTCCGAGGACGTCCCCGGCTTCGTCCCCTACCTCGTGGTGGTCGTGATCGTGCTGTTCATGCTGGGCATGCAGTCCGGCCCCGGCCCGGTGATGTGGGTGATGCTCTCGGAGATCTTCCCCAACGCCATCCGCGGCGCGGCCAACGGCTTCGCGGTGATGATCCTGTGGATCGCGAACCTGGTGGTCACCGTGACCTTCCCCGTGATGATGTCCGGGCTCGGCCCGGTGGCGACCTACGGCATCTTCGCCGCGATCAACATCGGCGCGGTGATCTGGTATTTCGTGCGCATCCCCGAGACCAAGAAGTTCACCCTCGAGCGCATCGAATGGGAGTTCCGCGAGGCCGGCGGCGTCATCCGCCTGCGCTGA